One Panicum virgatum strain AP13 chromosome 3N, P.virgatum_v5, whole genome shotgun sequence DNA segment encodes these proteins:
- the LOC120667196 gene encoding probable carboxylesterase 15, whose protein sequence is MLSTIVPSHEPPVRQQPSLATTAAPYVVEDCLGLVQVLSDGTVLRFPPPPFPAGAACDDGRVEWRDAVYDADNNLGVRMYRPRRRVAADNKGAAGRKKTKLPVLVYFPGGGFCFGSYSYPKNHALCLRMAAELPAVVCSFDHRLSPEHRLPAAFEDAEAALLWLPGQVLRNPWLAGSADPRRVFVSGTSSGACVAHQMAVRFGTSGLHPLKIAGYILLMPYFLSEEPTLSELSTPATALLSRERSDRYVRLAMPAGWNKDHPLVNPFGPCSPSLASADVGRVLVVAAERDLVRDKNLEYAERMKALGKDVRLTVFPGQEHAFCAIKPLSAAADEVIRLIKRFII, encoded by the coding sequence ATGTTGTCCACCATTGTCCCCTCTCATGAACCTCCTGTCAGGCAACAACCCTCTCTTGCCACCACTGCGGCTCCCTACGTAGTGGAGGACTGCCTCGGCTTGGTACAGGTGCTCAGCGACGGCACCGTCCTCCGCTTCCCACCGCCGCCTTTCCCCGCTGGCGCCGCCTGCGACGATGGCCGGGTGGAGTGGCGGGACGCCGTGTACGACGCCGACAACAACCTCGGCGTGCGAATGtaccggcctcgccgccgcgtagCGGCTGATAACAagggggcggcggggcgcaaGAAGACGAAGCTGCCCGTGCTCGTGTACTTCCCCGGCGGGGGCTTCTGCTTCGGCTCCTACTCCTACCCCAAGAACCACGCCCTGTGCCTCCGCATGGCCGCCGAGCTCCCCGCCGTGGTGTGCTCCTTCGACCACCGCCTctcgccggagcaccgcctccccgccgccttcGAGGACGCCGAGGCCGCGCTCCTCTGGCTGCCCGGCCAAGTCCTCCGCAACCCGTGGCTCGCCGGCAGCGCCGACCCGCGCCGGGTGTTCGTGTCCGGCACGTCCTCCGGCGCCTGCGTCGCGCACCAGATGGCAGTCCGGTTCGGCACCTCGGGGCTCCATCCCCTGAAGATCGCCGGGTACATCCTCCTGATGCCCTACTTCCTGTCGGAGGAACCGACCCTATCGGAGCTGAGCACGCCGGCGACCGCCTTGCTGAGCCGGGAGCGGAGCGACAGGTACGTCCGCCTGGCGATGCCGGCGGGGTGGAACAAGGATCATCCGCTGGTGAACCCGTTCGGGCCGTGCAGCCCTAGCCTGGCGTCGGCCGACGTCGGGCGCGTGCTCGTCGTCGCGGCGGAACGCGACCTGGTCAGGGACAAGAACCTCGAGTACGCTGAGAGGATGAAGGCGTTGGGGAAGGACGTGCGCCTGACCGTGTTCCCAGGGCAGGAGCACGCCTTCTGCGCCATCAAACCACTCTCCGCGGCCGCCGATGAGGTCATTCGTCTCATCAAACGCTTCATTATTTAG